One Colias croceus chromosome 28, ilColCroc2.1 DNA window includes the following coding sequences:
- the LOC123703939 gene encoding general transcription factor II-I repeat domain-containing protein 2-like — protein MTEAERKSFVERQKDKLRGQQNMFTKQSDTQKAATLASYVVAYKIAKSNKTLSDGEFVKDCMVAVSNIICPEKSKEFQSLALSRRTITDRIDAIAAQLSSQLEQNCNEFEYFSLTMDESTDVSDTAQLLIFIRGIDSEFNITEELACLQSLKGKTTGKNIYDSCFEGLSKFHLPMDKLCNITTDGAPNMVGSNLGFMGIFCKEYPNNNVLFLHCFIHQDVLCKAAIDIQPVLSVVVKLINTIRSRGLMHRQFQAFLKSTESEFSDLLYHTKVRWLSCGNAFGRVWNLRKEIQDFLTVQGKWDDFKIMSDENWLADFAFFTDLLSHLNKLNTKLQGKNQFLDELWGHLKAFKLQLKLFCCCIEKNELTHFPNLSSISPVSNNKLKRFAQQLMKLHEEFEKRFQDFMTIEPSLNIFSMPFNVNIDETPANLQLELIEMQCNTHLKQLFLNTSKLEF, from the coding sequence ATGACAGAGGCAGAGAGAAAGTCCTTTGTTGAAAGGCAAAAAGATAAGTTACGTGGACAGCAGAACATGTTCACGAAGCAATCTGATACTCAGAAAGCTGCAACACTGGCAAGTTATGTTGTAGCTTACAAAATCGcaaaaagcaataaaacttTGTCGGATGGTGAGTTTGTAAAAGATTGCATGGTGGCTGTAAGCAACATTATTTGTCCAGAAAAAAGTAAAGAGTTTCAATCTTTAGCTTTATCACGGAGAACGATAACTGATCGAATTGACGCCATCGCTGCACAATTATCGTCACAGCTGGAACAGAACTGTAACGAATTTGAATACTTCTCTCTAACCATGGACGAGAGCACAGACGTGAGCGATACTGCCCAATTGCTGATTTTTATTCGAGGAATTGATTCAGAATTCAACATAACCGAAGAATTAGCATGCTTACAATCCTTGAAAGGAAAAACcactggaaaaaatatttacgacTCTTGTTTTGAGGGTCTTTCAAAGTTTCACTTGCCTATGGACAAATTATGTAACATAACCACGGATGGAGCACCAAATATGGTGGGTAGCAATTTGGGGTTTATGGGTATATTTTGCAAAGAATACCCTAATAATAACGTATTATTTCTGCACTGTTTCATACACCAAGATGTGTTGTGTAAAGCAGCTATTGACATACAACCCGTTTTGAGTGTGGTTGTTAAACTTATCAACACAATACGTTCACGGGGTTTGATGCATCGACAATTCCAAGCATTTCTAAAATCCACCGAAAGCGAGTTTTCTGATCTCCTCTACCATACTAAAGTGAGATGGTTAAGCTGTGGCAATGCATTTGGGAGAGTGTGGAACTTAAGAAAGGAGATTCAAGACTTTCTGACGGTGCAAGGCAAATGGGACGACTTTAAGATCATGTCTGACGAAAATTGGCTTGCTGATTTCGCATTTTTCACAGATTTGCTGTCGCACTTAAACAAATTGAATACAAAGCTTCAGGGCAAGAATCAATTCTTAGATGAGCTTTGGGGACATTTAAAAGCCTTCAAATTGCAGCTTAAATTGTTTTGCTGTTGTATAGAGAAAAATGAACTTACCCATTTTCCCAATCTGAGCAGTATATCACCTGTCTCaaacaacaaattaaaaaggtTCGCTCAACAGCTAATGAAACTGCACGAAGAATTTGAGAAGAGATTTCAAGATTTTATGACAATTGAGCCttcactaaatattttttcgatgCCTTTTAATGTCAACATCGATGAAACACCCGCCAACCTCCAACTTGAACTAATTGAGATGCAATGCAATACCCATTTGAAGCAACTGTTTCTTAACACCAGCAAATTGGAATTTTAG